In the Choloepus didactylus isolate mChoDid1 chromosome 5, mChoDid1.pri, whole genome shotgun sequence genome, one interval contains:
- the ARL4A gene encoding ADP-ribosylation factor-like protein 4A yields the protein MGNGLSDQTSILSSLPSFQSFHIVILGLDCAGKTTVLYRLQFNEFVNTVPTKGFNTEKIKVTLGNSKTVTFHFWDVGGQEKLRPLWKSYTRCTDGIMFVVDSVDVERMEEAKTELHKITRISENQGVPVLIVANKQDLRNSLSLSEIEKLLAMGELSSSTPWHLQPTCAIIGDGLKEGLEKLHDMIIKRRKMLRQQKKKR from the coding sequence ATGGGGAATGGACTGTCAGACCAGACTTCTATCTTGTCCAGCTTGCCTTCATTTCAATCCTTCCACATCGTTATTCTGGGTTTGGACTGTGCTGGAAAGACAACTGTATTATACAGGCTGCAGTTCAATGAGTTTGTAAATACTGTGCCCACCAAAGGATTTAATACTGAGAAAATAAAGGTGACCCTGGGAAATTCTAAAACAGTCACTTTTCACTTCTGGGATGTAGGTGGTCAGGAGAAATTAAGGCCACTGTGGAAATCATATACCAGATGCACAGATGGCATTATGTTTGTTGTAGACTCTGTTGATGTTGAAAGAATGGAAGAAGCCAAAACTGAACTTCATAAAATAACTAGGATATCAGAAAATCAAGGAGTCCCTGTACTTATAGTTGCTAACAAACAAGACCTCAGGAATTCGTTGTCTCTCTCAGAAATTGAGAAATTGTTAGCAATGGGTGAACTGAGCTCATCAACTCCCTGGCATTTGCAGCCTACCTGTGCAATCATAGGAGATGGACTAAAGGAAGGACTTGAGAAACTACATGATATgataattaaaagaagaaaaatgttgcggcaacagaaaaagaaaagatga